The following proteins are encoded in a genomic region of Micromonospora olivasterospora:
- a CDS encoding geranylgeranylglyceryl/heptaprenylglyceryl phosphate synthase, producing MREVRLPGNLSTVPVAAPVLTALRAQAPGLLHVVDPYKVPLAEAVEKSRAVADLGHPVLLVGSTDNAAFDRQVAPYVADLRERTDLPIVLHFPSIPGRGAPLCPGADAVLVHAVPNSLRSFFVSGGAAETAVAAAALGDGAPELLQSASFAFGSDGKTHEAVGAPPTAEAGAELPRLVAAVATGDFDLAYLLYRHGRVPEAVLRAYRRGLAPQQLLFVGGGVRSYGQVRHYHDCGADWVVVGNGLETAGWRETLRELSGRPGGRPGGTGHPAARRALVAELQRGLRRPARSDPVGRRAYATNVGRLHDLLPAVVAPVTSAEEVAHVLRTTRAAGMPVAVRGSGHSFGLQGLSDGGVLIVGEPGDPEVRLHDDGTAEVCARAPWHAAETALNALGRSIPVLTNHLTVSIGGTLSVGGYGEGTIAHGGQVDLVERFRLILPDGQARWCSPDESPELFRYGIGSLGQLGVLDRVVLRTVAYQRFTTIATQQHPSLPALVEHVGWLAEEQRSPVDLFSAQHYEGGFVTTYGTMGTPLPRRLPGRADIRVEADWPLRSMRESRRNPADPSVHFIWADYCLSSPAAVEFARFLEAEILATPGYREGGGRLLMLGVHRPEQRPSVPFTPAAGLRGLALGFGLYFSVPRGDRAGVERVQGMHRRVLAECLALGGRPYLAGWYDLDEADLQSMYGADLVALRRLRRELDPHGLFNPGLLA from the coding sequence ATGCGCGAAGTGCGACTTCCCGGGAATCTGAGCACGGTCCCGGTGGCCGCGCCGGTGCTGACGGCGTTGCGGGCGCAGGCCCCCGGGCTGCTGCACGTCGTCGACCCGTACAAGGTGCCGCTCGCCGAGGCGGTGGAGAAGTCGCGGGCGGTGGCCGACCTCGGCCATCCCGTGCTGCTCGTCGGCAGCACCGACAACGCCGCGTTCGACCGGCAGGTGGCACCCTACGTCGCCGACCTGCGCGAGCGGACGGACCTGCCGATCGTCCTGCACTTCCCGTCGATACCCGGCCGGGGCGCTCCGCTCTGCCCAGGCGCCGACGCGGTCCTGGTGCATGCGGTTCCGAACTCGCTGCGGTCTTTCTTCGTCTCCGGCGGCGCGGCCGAGACCGCCGTCGCCGCGGCGGCGCTCGGGGACGGGGCACCCGAACTGCTGCAGTCGGCGTCGTTCGCGTTCGGCAGCGACGGCAAGACCCACGAGGCGGTCGGGGCGCCACCGACGGCCGAGGCCGGTGCCGAACTGCCCCGGCTGGTGGCGGCGGTCGCCACCGGCGACTTCGACCTCGCGTACCTGCTCTACCGGCACGGCCGAGTCCCCGAGGCGGTGCTCCGTGCCTACCGGCGCGGTCTGGCGCCGCAGCAGCTGCTGTTCGTCGGCGGCGGCGTGCGCTCGTACGGCCAGGTCCGCCATTATCACGACTGCGGCGCCGACTGGGTCGTCGTCGGCAACGGCCTGGAGACCGCCGGCTGGCGGGAGACCCTGCGCGAGTTGTCCGGCCGCCCGGGCGGCCGGCCCGGCGGCACCGGTCACCCCGCCGCCCGCCGGGCGCTCGTTGCCGAGTTGCAGCGCGGGCTGCGCCGGCCGGCACGGTCCGATCCGGTCGGTCGGCGGGCGTACGCCACGAACGTGGGCCGCCTGCACGACCTGCTGCCCGCCGTCGTCGCTCCGGTGACCTCGGCGGAGGAGGTCGCGCACGTCCTGCGGACCACCCGCGCGGCCGGGATGCCCGTCGCGGTGCGCGGCAGCGGGCACTCCTTCGGCCTGCAGGGCCTGTCCGACGGCGGGGTGCTGATCGTCGGCGAGCCGGGGGATCCCGAGGTCCGGCTGCACGACGACGGCACCGCAGAGGTGTGCGCCCGGGCTCCCTGGCACGCCGCCGAGACGGCCCTGAACGCGCTGGGACGCAGCATCCCGGTGCTGACCAACCACCTGACGGTCTCGATCGGCGGCACCCTGTCGGTGGGCGGCTACGGCGAGGGCACGATCGCGCACGGCGGCCAGGTCGACCTGGTCGAGCGGTTCCGGCTGATCCTGCCCGACGGGCAGGCCCGGTGGTGCTCGCCCGACGAGTCGCCGGAGCTGTTCCGGTACGGCATCGGGTCGCTCGGCCAGTTGGGCGTACTGGACCGGGTGGTGCTGCGCACGGTCGCCTACCAGCGGTTCACCACCATCGCGACGCAGCAGCACCCGTCACTGCCCGCCCTGGTCGAGCACGTCGGGTGGCTGGCCGAGGAGCAGCGGTCGCCGGTCGACCTCTTCTCCGCCCAACACTACGAGGGCGGCTTCGTCACGACGTACGGGACGATGGGCACTCCGCTGCCGCGACGGCTGCCCGGCCGGGCCGACATCCGCGTCGAGGCCGACTGGCCGCTGCGGTCCATGCGGGAGTCCCGGCGCAACCCGGCCGACCCGTCGGTGCACTTCATCTGGGCCGACTACTGCCTGTCGTCGCCGGCCGCGGTCGAGTTCGCCCGCTTCCTCGAAGCGGAGATCCTGGCGACGCCCGGTTACCGCGAGGGCGGAGGCCGGCTGCTCATGCTGGGCGTGCACCGCCCGGAGCAGCGCCCGAGTGTGCCGTTCACCCCGGCAGCCGGTCTGCGGGGCCTCGCCCTCGGCTTCGGGCTGTACTTCAGCGTTCCGCGCGGCGACCGGGCCGGCGTCGAGCGGGTGCAGGGCATGCACCGCCGGGTGCTGGCCGAGTGCCTCGCGCTGGGCGGTCGGCCGTACCTGGCCGGCTGGTACGACCTGGACGAGGCGGACCTGCAGTCGATGTACGGGGCCGACCTCGTCGCCCTGCGCCGGCTGCGCCGGGAACTGGACCCGCACGGCCTGTTCAACCCGGGACTGCTGGCATGA
- a CDS encoding class 1 isoprenoid biosynthesis enzyme, with product MLSRVSGLDEEWAVAQRALLERITDRLAGVGMTPTGLEYVRQMKGYPRIPYFASLWVPDPVQRQELGIAICTHAMGIKLVDDLMDRDQPIRPWDQILGMFLTQSSTATFGAYHRPAEVLRVFDEDYEVIWREQINEAERPAHDLDSWIHYARIKSGRMMMCYASAACLAADVVERLPAARAFCEAFGVLFMIGDDIRDHRDLGEAGGNLCHLIGTGRVSRDAAVAATRWWRAEALRALDEFPPEFPIAGFMADFADRLITFLLEDDRVDVS from the coding sequence GTGCTCTCCAGAGTGAGCGGCCTCGACGAGGAGTGGGCGGTCGCGCAGCGCGCCCTGCTGGAGCGGATCACCGACCGCCTGGCCGGGGTCGGCATGACCCCGACCGGGCTGGAGTACGTCCGCCAGATGAAGGGCTACCCCCGGATCCCGTACTTCGCCTCGCTCTGGGTGCCGGATCCCGTGCAGCGCCAGGAGCTGGGGATCGCGATCTGCACCCACGCGATGGGCATCAAGTTGGTCGACGACCTGATGGACCGCGACCAGCCGATCCGGCCCTGGGACCAGATCCTCGGCATGTTCCTCACCCAGAGCAGCACGGCGACGTTCGGCGCCTACCACCGGCCGGCCGAGGTGCTGCGCGTCTTCGACGAGGATTACGAGGTGATCTGGCGGGAGCAGATCAACGAGGCGGAACGCCCGGCCCACGACCTCGACAGCTGGATTCACTATGCCCGCATCAAGTCGGGCCGGATGATGATGTGCTACGCCTCCGCCGCCTGCCTCGCGGCCGATGTCGTGGAGCGCCTGCCGGCCGCGCGCGCCTTCTGCGAGGCATTCGGTGTCCTGTTCATGATCGGGGACGACATCCGCGACCATCGCGACCTCGGCGAGGCGGGCGGCAACCTGTGCCACCTCATCGGCACCGGGCGGGTGAGCCGTGACGCGGCCGTCGCGGCGACCCGCTGGTGGCGGGCCGAGGCGCTGCGCGCCCTGGACGAGTTCCCGCCGGAGTTCCCGATCGCCGGCTTCATGGCCGACTTCGCCGACCGCCTGATCACCTTTCTCCTGGAGGACGACCGTGTTGACGTTTCCTGA
- a CDS encoding IS701 family transposase, with protein MRERAGLLQRLRSCFARTQTWQHAGRYISALVSQVPKRNGWTIAEQVGDATPDRTQRLLNRAVWDTTAAMSQVRRFAAAGLDEAARRRRRRGLVVGALDETGQPKQGKATCGVKRQYMGCAGRVANGINTVHLSYVREKTGHALIGARQWIPAEHITDPRASAGMGLPPEVEFRTKGQLAIDICADAFADGLVFDFACGDEVYGNCTQLREFFEQHGQAYVLRVAATFMIDLPSEAKLTCAQAVTLLVKDKRRWEVRSAGTGSKGQRWYAWAWIATASPRHHLLIRRHLRSGELAFHYCHVPEGQILTKTRLIRAAGLRWPVEEDFEFSKDHFGLDQCQARLYTAIQRHTVLVMAALAVCAVTAAHLADRTDTQAPPPSTPDQPPPPEPGMIPLTVPEVKRLLANALQHPKPPGHATHWLNWRRRHQARARWFHQRTRLNRDYTLVS; from the coding sequence GTGCGGGAACGGGCCGGGCTGTTGCAGCGGCTGCGGTCGTGCTTCGCCCGAACGCAGACGTGGCAGCACGCGGGAAGATACATATCGGCGCTGGTCAGCCAGGTGCCGAAGCGCAACGGGTGGACCATCGCCGAGCAGGTCGGGGACGCCACGCCGGACCGCACGCAGCGGCTGCTGAACCGGGCGGTGTGGGACACGACGGCCGCGATGAGCCAGGTCCGGCGGTTCGCCGCTGCGGGTCTGGACGAGGCGGCGCGCCGTCGGCGGCGGCGTGGCCTGGTCGTCGGCGCGTTGGACGAGACGGGCCAGCCCAAGCAGGGCAAGGCGACGTGCGGGGTGAAGCGGCAGTACATGGGGTGCGCGGGCCGGGTCGCGAACGGGATCAACACGGTGCACCTGTCCTACGTTCGGGAGAAGACGGGGCACGCGTTGATCGGGGCGCGTCAGTGGATCCCGGCCGAGCACATCACCGACCCCCGGGCCTCGGCCGGTATGGGACTGCCGCCGGAGGTGGAGTTCCGCACCAAGGGCCAGCTGGCCATCGATATCTGTGCTGATGCGTTCGCCGACGGCCTGGTATTCGACTTCGCCTGCGGCGACGAGGTGTACGGCAACTGCACACAACTACGGGAGTTCTTCGAGCAGCACGGGCAGGCGTACGTGCTGCGGGTCGCTGCCACCTTCATGATCGACCTGCCCTCCGAAGCGAAACTGACCTGCGCACAGGCCGTCACGCTGCTGGTCAAGGACAAGCGTCGGTGGGAGGTCCGCTCGGCCGGTACCGGGTCGAAGGGACAGCGCTGGTATGCCTGGGCGTGGATCGCCACCGCCTCGCCCCGCCATCATCTGCTCATCCGCCGTCACCTGCGCAGCGGTGAACTGGCCTTCCACTACTGCCATGTGCCCGAGGGGCAGATCCTGACCAAGACGAGGCTGATCCGCGCTGCCGGGCTGCGCTGGCCGGTCGAGGAAGATTTCGAGTTCAGCAAGGACCACTTCGGCCTGGACCAGTGCCAAGCGAGGCTCTACACCGCGATCCAGCGGCACACCGTGCTGGTCATGGCCGCCCTCGCGGTCTGCGCGGTCACCGCCGCCCACCTCGCCGACCGCACCGACACCCAGGCACCGCCGCCAAGCACACCGGACCAGCCGCCGCCACCCGAGCCCGGAATGATCCCGCTGACCGTCCCCGAGGTCAAACGACTACTCGCCAACGCCCTCCAGCATCCGAAACCACCCGGCCACGCCACGCACTGGCTCAACTGGCGACGCCGTCACCAGGCCCGCGCCCGCTGGTTCCACCAACGCACACGGCTGAACCGGGACTACACCCTGGTCAGCTAG
- a CDS encoding glycosyltransferase, protein MIEVMTRPVRWAIRRGYQPAAGDPPPTECVVVRPGASGSRSGLPVSAVAGELGVGFGGGFALVLPTYVARAPLSSHRETVGELLAQLADLPPTVAARPRVLVVGMQWRDDQHDEAIERLERLGEITASGGGPTFVGIAMPQAGKSRMLNAAFELATGLGLTGVAWVDDDVTFSTGCIGRLLEDFLERGARGSAGASKVPRPNPYAAARLLHRGKHITKTPKFGYPHGCCMVVDAELVARGIPDRYTCEDDYFCFALLDPRHENPLHRTHIVADAACYHLTGGPAGEIRHRVNRSLLTAAVLMSDFPAEVAGRYWRMYFYGLWPLAPAARGHGLRFAAKKWLLKSIHFVWFCHVALGLAARGIVGRPRREIPWSAYTRHTKPAASPLPVSPTISRGEPA, encoded by the coding sequence ATGATCGAGGTTATGACCCGGCCCGTGCGCTGGGCGATCCGGCGGGGCTATCAGCCCGCCGCCGGTGATCCCCCGCCGACGGAGTGTGTGGTGGTCCGTCCCGGAGCATCCGGTAGCCGGTCCGGACTGCCGGTCTCGGCCGTCGCCGGGGAGCTCGGCGTCGGCTTCGGCGGTGGGTTCGCCCTGGTCCTGCCGACATACGTGGCTCGGGCACCGCTGTCCAGCCACCGCGAGACCGTCGGTGAGCTCCTCGCCCAGCTCGCGGATCTGCCGCCGACGGTGGCCGCCCGCCCACGCGTGCTGGTCGTCGGCATGCAGTGGCGCGACGACCAGCACGACGAGGCGATCGAGCGGCTGGAGCGGCTGGGCGAGATCACCGCTTCCGGGGGCGGGCCGACATTCGTCGGGATCGCGATGCCGCAGGCCGGAAAGAGCCGCATGCTCAACGCCGCATTCGAACTGGCCACCGGCCTCGGCCTGACCGGCGTGGCCTGGGTCGACGACGACGTGACATTCAGCACCGGCTGCATCGGACGGCTGCTCGAGGACTTCCTCGAACGGGGCGCCCGGGGCTCGGCCGGGGCAAGCAAGGTGCCCCGGCCCAACCCGTACGCGGCGGCCCGGTTGCTGCACCGGGGCAAGCACATCACCAAGACGCCGAAGTTCGGCTACCCGCACGGCTGCTGCATGGTCGTCGACGCCGAACTCGTGGCCCGCGGCATCCCGGACCGCTACACCTGCGAGGACGACTACTTCTGCTTCGCGCTACTCGATCCGCGGCACGAGAACCCGCTGCACCGCACGCACATCGTCGCGGACGCCGCCTGCTACCACCTGACCGGCGGCCCGGCGGGCGAGATCAGGCACCGCGTCAACCGCTCGCTGCTGACCGCGGCCGTGCTGATGTCCGACTTCCCCGCCGAGGTCGCCGGCCGGTACTGGCGCATGTACTTCTACGGACTGTGGCCGCTGGCGCCCGCGGCCCGCGGCCACGGCCTCCGCTTCGCCGCGAAGAAGTGGCTGCTCAAGTCGATCCACTTCGTCTGGTTCTGCCACGTCGCGCTGGGGCTCGCGGCTCGCGGGATCGTCGGGCGGCCACGGCGTGAGATCCCCTGGTCGGCGTACACCCGGCACACCAAACCCGCGGCCTCGCCGCTACCGGTGTCTCCCACGATCTCCCGAGGGGAACCCGCATGA
- a CDS encoding FAD-binding oxidoreductase — MTSHRSLARLLAGKLLGPVPGEWHRDFGRIRCQEPQAVVFAAGAADVQETVRYASAHGLPVVARGNGCSSNGQALTDGLLLDTAALDRMELTGAAVVRVEAGVRWGTLHRWLHEHGLALPVVTSNEHASVGGTLSVGGFGPTSPFLGAVVDQVVALDVVTGDAALVHATADGPHQDLFWYALCGLGQVGLIVRAELRVVPAQPAVLIRRLDGGDLATVAEQVWRDERLRLCRAVYSTAARRWKVEVGRSARNVAAEPDETLVADYHQRLFEAEAGFSVGIARGQVAAGLLADETEARRLWSDFFLPMEKADAFFAAVRERFADPTVVPVVNGAFLRTGDRPRPPLSPLPDADRVRTFGFYCIVPPDRVDEYREHFDAAGALCHELGGRQYLHGYHRVERDFYRAQFGVPTVDRWRRVKRRYDPGTVLGPQLPI; from the coding sequence ATGACGTCGCATCGATCGCTGGCCAGGCTGCTGGCCGGCAAGCTGCTCGGCCCGGTGCCCGGTGAGTGGCACCGGGACTTCGGCCGGATCCGCTGCCAGGAGCCGCAGGCGGTCGTGTTCGCCGCCGGGGCCGCCGACGTCCAGGAGACGGTGCGGTACGCATCCGCCCACGGCCTGCCGGTCGTCGCGCGGGGCAACGGGTGCAGCAGCAACGGGCAGGCCCTCACCGACGGTCTGCTGCTGGACACCGCCGCGCTGGACCGGATGGAGCTGACCGGGGCGGCGGTCGTGCGGGTCGAGGCCGGGGTGCGATGGGGAACGCTGCACCGCTGGCTGCACGAGCACGGCCTCGCCCTGCCGGTCGTCACCAGCAACGAGCACGCTTCGGTCGGCGGCACGCTGTCGGTCGGCGGCTTCGGACCGACGTCGCCCTTCCTCGGCGCGGTCGTTGATCAGGTGGTGGCCCTGGATGTCGTCACGGGTGACGCCGCGCTCGTGCACGCGACCGCCGACGGCCCGCACCAGGATCTGTTCTGGTACGCCCTCTGTGGCCTCGGCCAGGTGGGTCTGATCGTCCGAGCCGAGCTCCGGGTGGTCCCGGCGCAGCCGGCCGTCCTGATCCGTCGGCTCGACGGCGGCGACCTCGCCACGGTGGCGGAACAGGTGTGGCGCGACGAGCGGCTACGCCTGTGCCGTGCGGTGTACTCCACCGCCGCCCGCCGGTGGAAGGTCGAAGTCGGCCGGTCGGCGCGGAACGTGGCGGCCGAGCCGGACGAGACCCTGGTCGCCGACTATCACCAGCGCCTGTTCGAGGCGGAGGCGGGGTTCTCCGTCGGCATCGCCCGCGGCCAGGTCGCCGCCGGCCTGCTGGCGGACGAGACCGAGGCACGCCGGCTGTGGAGCGACTTCTTCCTGCCGATGGAGAAAGCTGACGCCTTCTTCGCTGCGGTCCGCGAGCGGTTTGCCGACCCAACCGTGGTCCCCGTGGTCAACGGCGCCTTTCTGCGCACCGGGGACCGGCCCCGGCCGCCACTGAGTCCGCTGCCCGACGCCGACCGGGTACGCACGTTCGGCTTCTACTGCATCGTGCCGCCAGATCGGGTCGACGAGTACCGGGAGCATTTCGACGCTGCCGGGGCACTCTGTCACGAACTCGGCGGCCGGCAGTATCTGCACGGCTATCACCGGGTGGAGCGGGATTTCTACCGCGCACAGTTCGGTGTGCCCACCGTCGATCGGTGGCGGCGGGTGAAGCGCCGCTATGACCCCGGCACTGTGCTCGGCCCGCAGCTCCCGATCTGA
- a CDS encoding radical SAM/SPASM domain-containing protein: MTDIAKYIKQRAQGKGVLNVLSGVSRTYFHGAGTKALSDAAWLKQKSSRTSPEFGMIAIETMSGCNYRCSFCPIGTIKMPSGRMSMELYESLLDQLADFTGVIHPYLFNEPLLDRRLPEMVRMAKERTKASISIQTNGSKLTEELAEKLTRYATVVVNDYTTDLSVLARVRQYPARPELVLVDRNPNAILTNRAGNVPGRPTVLLNQFCVRPFNEFYITHDGRVVLCCQDWSVQEVMGNVNDNTIAEIWNNEKYTARRASLLRKERTDLCAKCDFPGI; the protein is encoded by the coding sequence ATGACGGACATCGCGAAGTACATCAAGCAGCGCGCGCAGGGCAAAGGCGTCCTCAACGTGCTCAGCGGAGTGTCCCGCACCTACTTCCACGGTGCCGGAACCAAGGCGCTCAGCGACGCCGCCTGGCTCAAGCAGAAGTCCAGCCGTACGTCGCCGGAGTTCGGCATGATCGCGATCGAGACGATGAGCGGCTGCAACTACCGCTGCTCGTTCTGTCCGATCGGCACCATCAAGATGCCGTCCGGCCGGATGTCGATGGAGCTCTACGAGTCGCTACTCGACCAGCTCGCCGACTTCACCGGAGTCATCCACCCCTACCTGTTCAACGAGCCGCTGCTGGACCGGCGGCTGCCCGAGATGGTGCGGATGGCCAAGGAACGGACCAAGGCGTCGATCTCCATCCAGACCAACGGCTCCAAGCTGACCGAGGAGTTGGCCGAAAAGCTGACCAGGTACGCCACCGTCGTCGTCAACGACTACACCACGGACCTCTCGGTCCTGGCCAGGGTCCGCCAGTATCCGGCCCGGCCCGAACTGGTGCTGGTGGACCGCAATCCGAACGCCATCCTCACCAACCGCGCCGGCAACGTGCCGGGCCGCCCGACCGTGCTGCTCAACCAGTTCTGCGTGCGGCCGTTCAACGAGTTCTACATCACCCACGACGGCCGGGTCGTCCTGTGCTGCCAGGACTGGAGCGTGCAGGAGGTCATGGGCAACGTCAACGACAACACCATCGCGGAGATCTGGAACAACGAGAAGTACACGGCCCGCCGCGCCAGCCTGCTGCGAAAGGAACGGACCGATCTATGCGCGAAGTGCGACTTCCCGGGAATCTGA
- a CDS encoding pyridoxamine 5'-phosphate oxidase family protein, with the protein MGKTYEHITGRLRDFVEAQPMFFTATAPLAATGTINLSPKGLAGSWAVLDELTVAYLDFAGSNAETIAHLRENGRITLMWCAFQGPPNIVRVHGRGEPVFRDDPRWPELVSHFPAADTSSHGLRAIIVVRAELIRDTCGYAVPLMTYDEDRDLHARRFARETDESLSDYFAGKEHVATSIDGLPGLPLPLPPTPPTLP; encoded by the coding sequence GTGGGAAAGACGTACGAACACATCACCGGGCGGCTGCGCGACTTCGTCGAGGCGCAGCCGATGTTCTTCACGGCGACCGCGCCGCTCGCCGCCACCGGGACGATCAACCTCTCGCCCAAGGGACTGGCGGGCTCCTGGGCCGTCCTGGACGAGCTCACCGTGGCGTACCTCGACTTCGCCGGCAGCAACGCCGAGACCATCGCTCACCTGCGCGAGAACGGCCGGATCACCCTGATGTGGTGCGCCTTCCAGGGGCCGCCGAACATCGTGCGGGTGCACGGGCGCGGCGAGCCGGTGTTCCGCGACGACCCCCGGTGGCCTGAACTGGTCAGCCACTTCCCCGCCGCCGACACCAGCTCGCACGGGCTGCGGGCGATCATCGTGGTCCGTGCGGAGCTGATCCGGGACACCTGCGGCTACGCCGTGCCCCTGATGACCTACGACGAGGACCGGGACCTGCACGCGAGGCGGTTCGCGCGGGAGACCGACGAGTCGCTCAGCGACTACTTCGCCGGGAAGGAACACGTCGCGACCAGCATCGACGGCCTGCCCGGCCTGCCCCTGCCGCTGCCCCCGACGCCGCCGACGCTGCCCTAG
- a CDS encoding IS982 family transposase, translating into MHVDLETLATALYVKIDDELKARPDLRPARPVTGFTPVLSDAELITMAVMQSLLNIRSERRWVRYLAKNLRALFPVQLSQPGYNKRLRAALPLIQHFIRALAFDTDFWFDNHWILDSTPVECGRSRPTVQRSDAAGWATYGYCASHSRFFWGLRLYLICTPTGLPIMWALADAKIGEREVVEYMLDREPALLAGRPGLLLITDKGFAAKRFEQDLADRGVTLLRPNRKKEKQRPGQGLLKAVRQLIESVNDTLKGQLDLELHGGRTFEGIATRVAQRLLALTAAIWHNHKTGQPVTRSLIAYDH; encoded by the coding sequence GTGCACGTCGATCTGGAGACCCTCGCTACCGCACTGTACGTGAAGATCGATGACGAGTTGAAAGCCCGCCCTGATCTACGTCCGGCCCGCCCGGTGACCGGGTTCACCCCAGTGCTGTCGGACGCCGAACTGATCACCATGGCGGTCATGCAGTCGCTGCTGAACATCCGCTCCGAACGCCGGTGGGTCCGCTACCTGGCGAAGAACCTACGCGCGTTGTTCCCGGTCCAGCTGTCCCAGCCCGGCTACAACAAGCGACTGCGGGCCGCCCTGCCGCTGATCCAGCACTTCATCCGAGCGTTGGCCTTCGACACCGATTTCTGGTTCGACAACCACTGGATCCTGGACTCCACCCCGGTCGAGTGCGGCCGGTCGAGGCCCACCGTGCAACGCTCGGACGCCGCCGGCTGGGCCACCTACGGCTACTGCGCGTCACACTCACGGTTCTTCTGGGGACTGCGCCTGTACCTGATCTGCACCCCGACCGGCCTGCCCATCATGTGGGCCCTGGCTGATGCGAAGATCGGCGAACGCGAGGTCGTGGAGTACATGCTCGACCGCGAGCCCGCCCTGCTCGCCGGCCGGCCCGGACTGCTACTGATCACCGACAAGGGCTTCGCCGCGAAACGCTTCGAGCAGGACCTGGCCGACCGCGGTGTCACCCTGCTACGACCCAACCGCAAGAAGGAGAAGCAACGCCCCGGCCAGGGCCTCCTGAAGGCCGTCCGCCAACTGATCGAGTCGGTCAACGACACGCTCAAGGGCCAACTCGACCTGGAACTACACGGCGGCCGTACCTTCGAAGGCATCGCGACCCGCGTTGCTCAACGCCTGCTCGCCCTGACCGCCGCCATCTGGCACAACCACAAGACCGGCCAGCCCGTCACCCGCAGCCTCATCGCCTACGACCACTGA